A region from the bacterium genome encodes:
- a CDS encoding extracellular solute-binding protein, whose translation MASIISNGLKSKLNFFIIFILISVLVLSGFQCTRQNRGKPIDIVVWNLWDDAASWKDMIASYEALIAADETKTPVKIVYYKKVLSGNENYENEFNNALSQGNGPDIIALNNSWMPRYKNKISPLDEGAKTAQTYQRKFVDVVSYDFLEGNNIYAVPLSMDTLALYYNVDILNAAGIFDPPRTWDEFNTAVKKLTMRDANGNIKRAGAAIGTDKNINRSSDILSLLMLQSGSSIVDDVQKKATFTDLVEGSSTREDEKRSIGGTAIQFYTDFANPAKTVYTWDPLMDYSIDAFYQMNAAMMINYAYTVPTVRSKAPKLKFAVSSMPQITGVTVPVNYANYWAMAVSAGSTHKAEAWDFLMYITNPEIAKTYLAKTAKPAAQRDLVSWQENGEDLNLAVFARQSLTAKSWYQKDNFAIETIFNDAINSVVLNRSTAENASELAASQLDQIMKEKIK comes from the coding sequence ATGGCTTCAATAATTTCTAATGGGTTGAAAAGCAAATTAAATTTTTTTATAATCTTTATTTTAATCAGCGTTTTGGTTTTGTCGGGATTCCAATGCACCAGGCAGAATCGCGGCAAGCCTATTGATATTGTCGTCTGGAATCTTTGGGATGACGCGGCCAGTTGGAAAGATATGATCGCTTCCTACGAAGCTTTGATTGCCGCCGATGAAACGAAAACACCGGTCAAGATCGTTTATTATAAAAAAGTCCTTAGCGGCAATGAAAATTATGAAAATGAATTCAATAATGCTTTAAGCCAGGGTAACGGACCAGATATCATTGCTTTGAATAATTCTTGGATGCCCCGCTATAAAAATAAAATTTCTCCTCTGGACGAAGGCGCTAAGACAGCCCAGACCTATCAAAGAAAATTTGTGGATGTGGTTAGCTATGATTTTTTGGAAGGAAATAATATATACGCCGTACCGCTTTCTATGGATACTTTGGCTCTTTATTACAATGTAGATATTCTTAATGCTGCCGGTATTTTCGATCCGCCGCGAACTTGGGATGAATTCAATACGGCGGTAAAAAAACTTACCATGCGCGACGCGAACGGGAATATTAAGCGCGCCGGCGCGGCGATAGGCACGGATAAAAATATAAATCGTTCATCGGATATTCTTAGCCTTTTGATGCTGCAAAGCGGCTCTTCAATTGTTGATGATGTTCAAAAAAAAGCAACTTTTACTGATCTTGTCGAAGGCAGCAGCACTAGAGAAGACGAGAAAAGGAGTATTGGGGGCACGGCGATCCAGTTTTATACCGATTTTGCCAATCCTGCCAAGACCGTTTATACTTGGGATCCGCTAATGGATTATTCAATCGATGCTTTTTATCAGATGAATGCGGCTATGATGATAAATTATGCTTATACTGTTCCTACTGTCCGCTCCAAAGCTCCCAAGCTCAAGTTCGCGGTATCTTCAATGCCTCAGATCACCGGAGTCACTGTTCCGGTCAATTATGCTAATTATTGGGCAATGGCGGTTTCCGCCGGCAGCACTCACAAGGCGGAAGCTTGGGACTTCTTGATGTATATCACTAATCCTGAAATTGCAAAAACTTATCTCGCTAAAACCGCCAAACCTGCCGCTCAGCGCGATTTGGTCAGCTGGCAGGAAAACGGCGAAGATTTGAATTTAGCGGTTTTTGCCCGACAATCGCTTACGGCTAAAAGTTGGTATCAAAAAGATAATTTTGCCATAGAAACAATTTTTAACGACGCGATCAATTCAGTTGTTTTGAATCGTTCGACGGCGGAAAACGCCAGTGAATTGGCCGCTTCACAGCTTGATCAGATAATGAAAGAGAAAATTAAATAA